The Spirosoma foliorum genome has a window encoding:
- a CDS encoding response regulator, which translates to MTDQPQSKFIHILLVDDDEDDRYLTREAFHQHYPASRISFAEDGEDLMDFLTYKGRYAGANHTLPELILLDLNMPRKDGREALREIKADEQFRHIPIVVLTTSDAKDDVETSYFNGANSFITKPPTFQRLSEVTKAIGQYWFNVVTICEHEEGK; encoded by the coding sequence ATGACAGACCAACCTCAATCGAAATTTATTCATATCCTACTCGTTGATGACGACGAAGATGATCGTTATCTCACGCGGGAGGCCTTTCATCAACATTATCCGGCCAGTCGTATTTCGTTTGCGGAAGACGGAGAAGACTTAATGGATTTCCTGACCTATAAAGGCCGGTATGCTGGTGCTAATCATACGTTGCCAGAACTAATTCTGCTGGATCTGAATATGCCCCGAAAAGATGGTCGGGAAGCCTTGCGGGAAATTAAGGCCGATGAGCAATTTCGGCATATTCCAATTGTGGTATTAACTACCTCTGATGCGAAAGACGATGTGGAAACATCCTATTTTAATGGAGCCAATAGTTTCATTACCAAGCCTCCAACCTTTCAGCGACTCAGTGAAGTAACCAAAGCTATTGGTCAGTACTGGTTCAATGTGGTAACCATCTGTGAACACGAAGAAGGTAAATAA
- a CDS encoding sensor histidine kinase translates to MKIVPRFAPKVMNRRIALGFIMAMVLIASGFIISFYSYNQYSEDTKRVRHTYEVTGTLERILSLMKDAETGSRGYVISQDSTYMSPYKMALRLLPEQIRQLRILCNDNRVQIQRRVRLEQLIEDKLAITKVRIGVKVTDKQNWAVNVESKRTMDALRSQVTLMVDTERILMDMRNRQAERSFRNTLVIIFSLSLLTFMVLAISYRLLEQELIHRQTTEDQLREYEGQLKGQIRQLETSNEELERFAFVASHDLQEPLRKIQSFSNLITDRYGNLFDEDSMLFMSKISHSAERMSKLIKDLLNFSRISNHQEDFKPVPLSDIVQRILDDQELRIKGLDVRIEIGELPVIQAVASQMDHLFNNLISNALKFTRPGVQPVLRIKSRPVNGEDYVGLTADRSYVEIIIEDNGIGFEEKYLDHIFKVFQRLHGKTAFEGTGIGLAICKRVVMYHHGFITARSQPQEGATFVVVLPESQLLQHYDRPTSIEIYSYPTR, encoded by the coding sequence ATGAAAATTGTTCCCCGGTTTGCACCTAAAGTAATGAACCGTCGCATTGCGCTCGGATTCATTATGGCCATGGTGCTCATTGCATCGGGGTTTATCATATCGTTTTATAGCTATAACCAGTATAGTGAGGACACAAAGCGGGTTCGGCATACGTACGAAGTGACAGGGACGCTTGAACGCATTTTGTCGTTAATGAAAGATGCTGAGACGGGTTCCAGGGGGTATGTGATTAGTCAGGATTCGACCTACATGTCTCCCTATAAAATGGCCTTACGGTTGTTACCGGAACAGATAAGGCAATTGCGAATCCTTTGCAATGACAATCGGGTTCAAATTCAGCGACGAGTTAGGTTAGAACAACTGATTGAGGATAAATTAGCCATAACAAAAGTTCGAATAGGCGTTAAGGTTACGGATAAGCAAAACTGGGCTGTAAACGTAGAAAGTAAGCGGACGATGGATGCCCTTAGGTCTCAGGTGACGCTGATGGTCGATACCGAACGGATACTGATGGATATGCGGAATCGGCAGGCAGAACGATCTTTTCGAAATACGCTTGTCATTATTTTCTCACTATCGTTACTGACGTTCATGGTTCTTGCCATTTCCTACCGTTTGCTGGAGCAGGAGCTGATTCATCGCCAAACAACTGAAGACCAGCTTCGTGAGTATGAGGGGCAATTGAAAGGGCAGATTCGCCAACTGGAAACATCGAATGAAGAACTGGAACGATTTGCGTTTGTAGCCAGTCATGATTTGCAGGAGCCTTTACGGAAAATACAATCGTTTTCGAATCTGATCACCGACCGCTACGGCAATCTGTTCGATGAAGATAGTATGCTGTTTATGAGCAAGATTTCGCACTCGGCGGAGCGAATGTCCAAGCTTATTAAAGATTTACTGAATTTCTCACGAATTTCTAATCATCAGGAAGACTTCAAACCAGTACCTTTGAGCGATATTGTCCAGCGTATTCTGGATGATCAGGAATTACGGATTAAAGGACTGGATGTTCGGATTGAAATAGGCGAGTTGCCCGTTATTCAGGCGGTGGCCAGTCAAATGGACCACCTGTTTAATAACCTTATTTCCAATGCGCTTAAATTTACCAGGCCCGGTGTACAACCTGTGCTACGGATTAAGTCAAGGCCAGTTAATGGAGAAGACTACGTTGGTTTAACTGCCGATCGATCTTATGTAGAAATTATCATTGAGGATAATGGAATTGGATTTGAGGAGAAATATTTAGACCACATCTTTAAAGTTTTTCAACGATTACATGGCAAAACTGCTTTTGAAGGAACGGGTATCGGTCTGGCCATTTGCAAACGTGTTGTTATGTACCACCATGGATTTATTACGGCCCGGAGCCAGCCCCAGGAAGGAGCTACTTTCGTAGTCGTGTTGCCCGAAAGCCAATTGCTACAACATTATGACAGACCAACCTCAATCGAAATTTATTCATATCCTACTCGTTGA
- the hslV gene encoding ATP-dependent protease subunit HslV: MLPKIHATTVVGIRHNGQVALGADGQATMGNTVAKSNVRKVRVLMGGKVLAGFAGSTADAFTLIERFEEKLNAYGGNLKRAAIELAKDWRTDRYLRKLEAMLIVASKEDLLMISGTGDVIEPDSDVAAIGSGGMYAQSAAIALKKHATALSAEEMVRESLHIAADVCIYTNHNLVVESL; the protein is encoded by the coding sequence ATGCTACCCAAAATTCATGCAACAACAGTGGTTGGGATTCGACACAATGGGCAGGTAGCCCTCGGTGCCGATGGTCAGGCCACAATGGGCAATACCGTTGCCAAAAGTAATGTTCGGAAAGTACGTGTGCTGATGGGCGGCAAAGTGCTGGCCGGTTTTGCAGGTTCTACTGCCGATGCGTTTACGCTGATCGAACGTTTTGAAGAAAAGCTGAATGCCTATGGGGGTAACCTTAAACGGGCCGCCATCGAACTGGCCAAGGATTGGCGTACAGATCGCTATCTACGAAAACTGGAAGCCATGCTGATTGTGGCCTCTAAAGAAGACCTTCTAATGATATCGGGTACCGGCGATGTAATTGAGCCTGACAGTGATGTTGCGGCCATTGGTTCTGGTGGCATGTATGCCCAGTCGGCGGCAATTGCTCTGAAAAAACACGCTACAGCACTATCGGCCGAGGAAATGGTTCGGGAGAGTCTGCATATTGCGGCAGATGTGTGTATCTATACCAACCATAATTTAGTAGTTGAATCGTTATAG
- a CDS encoding Lrp/AsnC ligand binding domain-containing protein — MTEKNLEIDNTDLKILSLLMQDANMAYTEIGKRIFVSGGTVHVRMNKLKQMGIVRGSQLVIDHAKLGWDISAFLGIYLDKSSLYEEVSKQLEKIPEVVNVHYTTGIYSIFAKIVCRDTQHLREVLHDKIQKVAGIQRTETFISLEESVNRPIPFAES, encoded by the coding sequence ATGACCGAAAAAAATTTAGAAATTGATAATACTGATCTTAAAATATTGAGTTTACTAATGCAGGATGCCAATATGGCTTATACTGAAATCGGCAAACGAATCTTCGTATCGGGAGGAACCGTTCATGTTCGCATGAATAAACTGAAGCAAATGGGCATCGTACGAGGATCGCAGTTGGTGATCGATCATGCCAAGCTAGGTTGGGATATTAGTGCGTTTCTGGGGATTTACCTGGACAAAAGCTCACTTTATGAGGAAGTTTCCAAACAATTGGAAAAAATTCCTGAGGTTGTCAATGTTCACTATACAACGGGTATTTACAGCATCTTCGCCAAAATCGTTTGTCGGGATACCCAGCACTTGCGTGAAGTGCTCCACGATAAAATTCAGAAAGTGGCTGGTATTCAGAGAACGGAAACCTTTATTTCCCTCGAAGAAAGCGTCAACCGACCAATCCCGTTTGCAGAAAGCTAG
- the lepA gene encoding translation elongation factor 4: MKHIRNFCIIAHIDHGKSTLADRLLEFTKTVGARDMQAQLLDDMDLERERGITIKSHAIQMEYMYKGELYTLNLIDTPGHVDFSYEVSRSIAACEGALLLVDASQGTEAQTISNLYLALNNDLVIIPVLNKIDLPGAMPEEIKDEMVDLLGCERDDIIPASGKEGIGVPEILAAIVERIPAPKGEPAGPLQALIFDSHFNSYRGIEVIFRVKNGRIRKGDKVKFMNTGKEYFADEVGTLGLVQVPKDVIECGDVGYLISGIKVAKEVKVGDTVTTIDNPASAAIQGFSEVKPMVFAGIYPVETSEFEDLRDAMEKLQLNDAALVWEPETSAALGFGFRCGFLGMLHMEIVQERLEREFDMTVITTVPSVRFEVMTTKGEELQVSAPAEMPEPNLIDYIEEPFIRAQIITKAEYVGGIMGLCMDKRSILKNQVYLTADRVELQFEMPLAEVVFDFFDKLKTISRGYASLDYEFMDNRESDMVKLDVMLNGDKVDALSAIVHRSKSYEWGKKLCEKLRELIPRQQFEIAIQAAIGQKIIARETLSALRKDVLAKCYGGDISRKRKLLDKQKKGKKRMRQVGNVEIPQEAFMAVLKIN, translated from the coding sequence GTGAAACATATCCGTAATTTTTGCATTATTGCGCACATCGACCACGGTAAAAGCACCCTGGCCGACCGATTATTAGAATTTACCAAGACCGTAGGTGCCCGCGATATGCAGGCCCAATTGCTCGACGACATGGACCTGGAGCGTGAACGTGGTATTACGATCAAGAGCCACGCCATCCAGATGGAGTACATGTACAAGGGTGAATTATATACCCTAAACCTGATTGATACCCCAGGGCACGTTGACTTTTCCTATGAGGTTTCTCGATCCATTGCAGCCTGTGAAGGCGCTTTGCTTTTGGTCGATGCGTCGCAGGGAACCGAAGCCCAGACGATCTCCAACCTGTATCTGGCCCTGAACAACGACCTGGTTATTATTCCCGTTCTGAACAAGATCGACCTCCCAGGCGCTATGCCCGAAGAGATTAAGGACGAGATGGTAGACCTGCTCGGTTGTGAGCGGGATGACATTATTCCGGCATCGGGTAAAGAAGGTATCGGTGTTCCTGAAATTCTGGCCGCTATTGTTGAACGGATTCCAGCCCCGAAAGGCGAACCCGCGGGCCCATTGCAAGCCTTAATTTTCGATTCTCACTTCAATTCCTATCGGGGTATTGAGGTTATATTCCGGGTCAAGAACGGCCGTATTCGCAAAGGCGACAAGGTGAAGTTCATGAACACCGGCAAAGAATATTTTGCGGATGAAGTCGGAACGCTCGGCCTGGTACAGGTTCCGAAAGATGTAATCGAATGTGGCGACGTAGGCTATCTGATTTCGGGCATTAAAGTGGCCAAAGAAGTAAAAGTTGGCGATACCGTTACAACGATCGACAATCCTGCCAGTGCGGCTATTCAAGGCTTCTCCGAAGTAAAACCAATGGTGTTTGCGGGTATTTATCCGGTAGAAACCAGCGAATTCGAAGACCTTCGCGATGCGATGGAAAAGCTCCAGCTCAATGATGCGGCCCTTGTATGGGAGCCGGAAACATCGGCAGCTTTAGGCTTTGGTTTCCGCTGCGGCTTCCTGGGCATGCTTCATATGGAAATTGTGCAGGAACGCCTGGAGCGTGAATTCGACATGACCGTGATCACCACAGTACCATCGGTACGTTTTGAGGTGATGACGACCAAAGGCGAAGAACTTCAGGTATCAGCTCCTGCCGAAATGCCCGAGCCAAACCTGATCGACTACATTGAGGAACCCTTTATCCGGGCACAGATCATCACAAAGGCTGAGTATGTGGGTGGCATTATGGGCCTCTGCATGGATAAACGGAGTATCCTTAAAAATCAGGTATACCTGACCGCCGATCGTGTTGAACTTCAGTTCGAGATGCCATTGGCCGAAGTCGTGTTCGACTTTTTTGATAAACTCAAGACGATCTCGCGCGGATATGCCTCTCTCGATTACGAGTTTATGGACAACCGTGAATCGGACATGGTGAAGCTCGACGTGATGCTCAACGGCGATAAGGTCGATGCCCTTTCCGCCATTGTTCACCGCTCGAAGTCGTACGAATGGGGAAAAAAACTGTGCGAAAAGTTACGTGAGTTAATTCCCCGCCAACAGTTTGAAATTGCGATTCAGGCAGCTATCGGCCAGAAAATCATTGCCCGCGAAACACTAAGCGCCCTGCGCAAAGACGTATTGGCGAAGTGTTATGGTGGCGATATTTCCCGTAAGCGTAAACTGCTCGACAAACAGAAAAAAGGGAAGAAACGCATGCGACAAGTCGGTAATGTCGAAATCCCGCAGGAAGCTTTTATGGCGGTATTGAAGATAAATTAA
- a CDS encoding sterol desaturase family protein: MPFSLFGASKIPLNDVHTIEKSIPNIILWAVPVMLFFTAIEMVVTYYQEREFYEKKETIGSILVGLGNLVVTAALKLGLLYLCIWIYNLIPWRMELQWWTLLPCYIIYDFFSYWAHRVSHEQRFWWATHVVHHSGEFYNLTVSYRLSWIQHLKIIFFLPVAFMGFHPIIFFVTNQIAVLFQFWVHTEYIRKMPAWVEYIFATPSNHRVHHGSQEQYIDKNFGATFIFWDRIFGTFEPEGEPVIYGITTNIPNKANPIFINFHELTDMVEDVRKAKGIRKKLFYIFGSPIKIAEEKKRQEAGETAEVPA, encoded by the coding sequence ATGCCTTTTTCTCTGTTCGGTGCTAGCAAAATTCCCCTTAACGACGTACACACTATCGAAAAAAGCATCCCCAATATAATTCTGTGGGCTGTTCCGGTGATGTTGTTTTTTACGGCTATCGAAATGGTCGTTACATATTATCAAGAGCGGGAGTTTTATGAGAAAAAAGAAACAATAGGGTCAATTCTGGTCGGTTTGGGCAATTTGGTCGTTACGGCAGCGCTTAAATTGGGATTACTTTACCTGTGTATCTGGATTTATAATCTGATTCCCTGGCGCATGGAATTGCAGTGGTGGACTCTATTGCCATGTTATATCATCTATGACTTTTTCAGCTACTGGGCTCATCGCGTTTCGCACGAACAGCGCTTCTGGTGGGCTACCCACGTTGTTCATCACTCGGGTGAATTTTACAACCTCACCGTCTCGTACCGCCTAAGCTGGATACAACACCTCAAAATCATATTCTTTCTACCTGTAGCCTTTATGGGTTTTCACCCGATCATTTTCTTTGTAACCAACCAGATTGCCGTATTATTCCAGTTTTGGGTTCATACGGAGTATATCCGGAAAATGCCTGCCTGGGTCGAGTATATCTTTGCCACGCCCTCCAATCACCGAGTCCATCACGGTTCACAAGAGCAGTACATCGATAAAAATTTTGGCGCGACATTTATTTTCTGGGATCGTATTTTTGGCACCTTCGAACCTGAAGGCGAGCCTGTTATTTACGGTATCACGACGAATATCCCGAATAAAGCAAATCCAATTTTTATCAATTTCCACGAACTCACCGATATGGTTGAGGATGTCAGGAAGGCAAAGGGAATCCGCAAAAAACTGTTTTATATTTTCGGAAGCCCGATCAAAATCGCGGAAGAGAAAAAGCGACAGGAGGCTGGCGAAACAGCCGAAGTTCCTGCCTGA
- a CDS encoding ABC transporter ATP-binding protein, translating to MNYDLNQATGQKEEKNATYKALRKLLALIHDERPTLILAFVAILVNSGLTLVGPMLIGHTIDKYIQTKQYDGVLRNAGILICLYVVAFGTNYLQTRMMGEVGQRTLFRLRNAVFNKLQELPVAFFNQNKAGDLISRINNDTDKLNQFFSQSLMQFVGSIFIMFGAGIFLLSIDLPLGAAALSPALLMWVFTALTSAWVKRKNASNLKSVGNLSAEIQESLNNFKVIIAFNRRDYFRRRFDEANQQSYRTAIGAGLANNIMAPVIGMVANFGQLIVLTFGIYLIATNRFTIGLLISFLSYVNNFYNPLRQLAALWTNFQVALAGWDRISHMLALQTNLTTVEQPLTMPTTALLSFQHVSFSYPNGQEVLHNINFDLERGKTYALVGPTGGGKTTTASLIARLYDPTSGTVLLDGKDIRAYSPQERTRKIGFILQEPFLFTGTVRDNILYGNEQFQSHTNEQLAEVIHEANLEGLLERFDDGLDTKVQTSADGISLGQKQLIAFMRAVLRNPELLILDEATANIDTVTEQLLEEILQNLPESTTRIIIAHRLNTIESADEIFFINSGQVTRAGSLNDAVDMLLHDKRTS from the coding sequence ATGAACTACGATCTTAACCAGGCGACCGGGCAGAAAGAGGAAAAAAACGCTACCTACAAAGCCCTCCGAAAATTATTGGCTCTTATTCACGATGAACGCCCAACGCTGATCCTGGCGTTTGTGGCGATTCTGGTCAATTCGGGACTGACGCTTGTTGGGCCAATGCTGATTGGTCATACCATCGATAAGTACATTCAGACCAAACAATACGATGGTGTTTTGCGAAATGCTGGTATTCTGATTTGTCTTTATGTTGTTGCGTTCGGGACCAACTATCTACAAACTCGCATGATGGGTGAAGTAGGACAGCGCACACTATTCCGACTACGAAATGCCGTGTTCAATAAATTGCAGGAGTTGCCGGTTGCGTTCTTTAATCAAAATAAGGCGGGTGATCTGATTTCCCGGATCAACAACGACACGGACAAACTCAATCAGTTTTTCTCGCAGTCACTGATGCAGTTTGTGGGGAGTATTTTTATTATGTTCGGCGCGGGCATATTTCTATTGTCCATCGATCTTCCGCTCGGGGCGGCTGCTTTGTCGCCAGCTCTTTTGATGTGGGTGTTCACAGCATTGACTTCCGCCTGGGTGAAACGGAAGAATGCCAGTAACCTAAAAAGTGTCGGGAACTTGAGTGCCGAAATCCAGGAAAGCCTGAACAATTTCAAGGTCATTATTGCCTTTAATCGCCGGGATTATTTTCGGAGACGGTTTGATGAGGCTAATCAACAGAGCTATAGAACAGCCATTGGAGCTGGTTTGGCTAATAATATTATGGCACCCGTTATTGGCATGGTTGCCAATTTTGGGCAACTGATTGTGCTGACATTCGGTATTTACCTGATCGCAACGAATCGATTTACCATTGGGTTGCTAATTAGCTTTCTGTCGTATGTCAATAACTTTTACAATCCGCTTCGGCAACTGGCTGCCTTGTGGACAAACTTTCAGGTAGCTCTGGCGGGTTGGGATCGTATTTCGCACATGCTTGCCTTGCAAACCAACCTGACAACGGTTGAGCAGCCACTAACGATGCCGACTACTGCACTGCTATCGTTCCAGCATGTGTCCTTTAGTTATCCGAATGGGCAAGAGGTGTTGCACAACATCAATTTCGATCTGGAGCGTGGTAAAACCTATGCATTGGTTGGGCCAACGGGGGGCGGTAAAACAACGACGGCTTCGTTGATAGCCCGTTTATACGATCCAACCAGTGGAACCGTGTTACTGGATGGCAAAGATATTCGTGCTTATAGTCCCCAAGAGCGTACTCGTAAAATTGGGTTTATTTTGCAGGAACCTTTTTTGTTTACGGGTACCGTTCGGGATAATATTTTATATGGTAACGAGCAGTTTCAGAGCCACACAAACGAGCAATTGGCCGAGGTAATCCATGAGGCCAATCTGGAGGGTTTACTAGAGCGTTTTGATGATGGTCTGGATACCAAAGTTCAGACGAGTGCCGATGGCATTAGTTTAGGCCAAAAACAGCTTATTGCCTTTATGCGGGCTGTTTTACGCAATCCAGAGCTGCTTATTCTAGACGAAGCTACGGCTAACATCGATACTGTTACCGAGCAACTACTGGAAGAAATCTTGCAAAATCTACCTGAATCTACCACCCGAATTATCATTGCGCACCGCCTGAATACCATTGAAAGCGCCGATGAAATATTTTTTATCAACTCAGGGCAGGTTACCAGGGCCGGTTCACTCAATGATGCAGTCGATATGCTGCTGCATGATAAGCGGACGAGTTAA
- a CDS encoding ABC transporter ATP-binding protein — translation MPQKEAPKKPSSSLLSLLKPYSRMILLLILFALISNGVNLILPMLISHGIDDYSAGKFELRTLVIEFLSATLFIFVFTYLQSIVQTYASERVARDLRTQLADKISRQSFIYIQQTNPSKLLTNLTSDIDSVKMFVSQAIVSIVSSLCIIIGASILLININWKLALAVLTIVPIIGITFYLLLKKVRVLFMRSREVIDWLNKVINESILGSALIRVINSQQLEYDKFLAANTDAKDLGIAILRLFAALIPVISFTANMAGLAILVLGGHFVITGSMSLGDFAAFNSYLALLVFPIIVIGFMSNVIAQSSASYERVNAVLQAPETAQTGAVEATLKGDIELKNVSMYYGDKPALKDVSFSVKAGTRTAIVGPTAAGKSQLLFLLTGLLKPTSGTIEYDGLPIDSYDEENFHQQVGFVFQDSIMFNLSLRENIAFSETVTDESLKKAIDTAELREFVESLPDKLQSLVSERGASLSGGQKQRIMLARALALNPKVLLLDDFTARVDSNTEQKILAGVQQNYPELTLLSVTQKIAPVEEYEQIILLMEGEIIAKGTHPELMATSPEYVQIYQSQRSTSQYELRS, via the coding sequence ATGCCACAAAAAGAAGCTCCTAAAAAGCCTTCATCTTCTTTGTTGAGCCTGCTGAAACCGTATTCCAGAATGATTCTGTTGCTGATCCTTTTTGCGTTGATCAGCAATGGAGTGAACCTCATCTTACCGATGCTTATCTCACACGGTATTGATGATTATTCGGCAGGGAAATTTGAGCTGCGCACACTTGTTATCGAATTTCTGTCGGCAACGCTCTTCATTTTTGTGTTTACGTATCTGCAAAGTATCGTTCAAACCTATGCCTCTGAGCGTGTCGCACGAGATTTACGAACACAGTTAGCCGACAAAATATCACGCCAGAGCTTTATTTATATTCAGCAGACAAACCCATCGAAATTATTGACAAACCTGACGTCGGATATCGATTCGGTTAAGATGTTTGTCTCGCAGGCTATTGTTTCCATTGTTTCTTCGCTTTGCATTATCATTGGCGCGAGTATCCTGCTCATCAATATAAATTGGAAACTGGCGCTGGCTGTATTGACCATTGTGCCGATTATTGGCATTACGTTCTACCTGTTGCTGAAAAAAGTACGGGTATTATTTATGCGGAGTCGGGAGGTAATTGACTGGCTCAATAAGGTTATCAACGAAAGTATTCTGGGTTCGGCCTTGATTCGGGTTATTAACTCGCAACAGCTCGAATACGACAAATTCTTAGCCGCCAATACCGATGCAAAGGATTTAGGTATCGCTATTTTACGTCTGTTTGCGGCTCTGATTCCGGTAATCAGCTTCACCGCCAATATGGCCGGTTTGGCGATTCTGGTGCTGGGTGGACATTTTGTTATTACAGGCAGCATGTCGCTGGGCGATTTCGCGGCCTTCAACAGCTATCTCGCTCTGCTTGTTTTTCCGATCATTGTGATTGGATTTATGAGCAACGTGATTGCGCAGTCATCGGCTTCGTATGAACGTGTCAATGCGGTCTTGCAAGCACCCGAAACGGCGCAGACAGGCGCAGTAGAAGCAACCCTTAAAGGCGATATTGAGCTGAAAAATGTATCCATGTACTATGGCGACAAGCCGGCCTTAAAAGACGTTTCGTTTTCGGTAAAAGCGGGTACGCGAACCGCCATTGTAGGCCCAACGGCAGCCGGAAAAAGCCAGCTCTTGTTTTTGCTGACCGGATTGTTGAAACCCACTTCTGGAACCATCGAATACGACGGACTACCCATCGATTCCTATGACGAAGAGAATTTTCACCAGCAGGTTGGGTTTGTGTTTCAGGACAGCATCATGTTCAACCTGAGCCTTCGCGAAAACATAGCCTTTAGTGAAACGGTGACTGATGAATCGTTGAAAAAAGCCATTGATACGGCAGAACTACGAGAATTTGTTGAGTCATTGCCTGACAAACTCCAAAGCCTTGTTTCGGAACGGGGAGCTAGTTTGTCGGGGGGGCAGAAGCAACGAATTATGCTGGCTCGCGCATTGGCCTTAAATCCGAAAGTTTTGTTACTGGACGATTTCACCGCGCGGGTTGACTCCAATACCGAACAGAAGATTTTGGCGGGCGTTCAACAAAACTACCCGGAGCTAACCTTACTATCGGTAACGCAAAAGATTGCGCCGGTTGAAGAGTACGAGCAGATCATTCTGCTTATGGAAGGTGAAATTATTGCCAAGGGAACTCACCCTGAGTTGATGGCCACTAGCCCCGAATACGTTCAGATTTATCAGTCGCAACGCAGCACCAGCCAGTATGAACTACGATCTTAA